A stretch of the Corynebacterium maris DSM 45190 genome encodes the following:
- a CDS encoding HAD family hydrolase produces the protein MTAMLFDLHGVLLRRPTEEDQRHLEHALGVSDTQQFRHTLQEMASALDVGELSESRWWSTVSPHADNEEIDAREAFEAACAGYINPDPEAVAAALGLIDAGHLCGVLANVSIGLAVRMRRDLPWLADFDAVAFSCDLALPATAPESFSVAVEAMGAPMRETLYVSANPGHVAAAEAVGLQGLLYDGPESLRRLP, from the coding sequence TCCACGGGGTGCTGCTGCGCCGCCCCACCGAGGAGGACCAGCGGCACCTGGAACACGCCCTGGGGGTCAGCGACACGCAGCAGTTCCGGCACACGCTCCAAGAGATGGCCAGCGCCCTGGACGTGGGCGAGCTCAGCGAAAGCCGCTGGTGGAGCACGGTCTCGCCCCACGCAGACAACGAGGAGATTGACGCGCGCGAAGCCTTCGAGGCCGCCTGCGCCGGCTACATCAACCCCGACCCCGAGGCCGTCGCCGCCGCCTTAGGGCTCATCGACGCCGGGCACCTGTGCGGGGTGTTGGCGAACGTGTCCATCGGCCTGGCGGTGCGCATGCGCCGCGACCTGCCGTGGTTGGCGGACTTCGACGCGGTCGCCTTTTCCTGCGACCTCGCGCTGCCCGCCACCGCCCCGGAATCCTTCTCCGTCGCCGTGGAGGCGATGGGCGCGCCGATGCGGGAGACGCTCTATGTCTCCGCGAACCCGGGCCACGTCGCGGCGGCCGAGGCCGTCGGCCTGCAAGGGCTGCTGTACGACGGCCCGGAGTCCCTGCGGCGTCTGCCCTGA
- a CDS encoding NtaA/DmoA family FMN-dependent monooxygenase (This protein belongs to a clade of FMN-dependent monooxygenases, within a broader family of flavin-dependent oxidoreductases, the luciferase-like monooxygenase (LMM) family, some of whose members use coenzyme F420 rather than FMN.): MSQKTMLLSATLSNGYGVQGQAWRAPENHRSNFTDIDAQVKLAQAAERGKFAFLFAPDFPGAGEELASQAPVSTLDPIVTLSVLAHQTTRVGFIATGSTTFNEAYNLARQFKALDVLSRGRVGWNAVTTSAPNAVANYGERVRPREQRYERAHEMIQIVQALWGSWGEDAWVHDVETGQFLDMDQIQPINLGGKHVASRGPLAIPPSEQGQPVIASAGGGEYGLGLAGRYASVAVGSSTYDFDVTRREREMYRSAVRQAGREADELKYFTGFMPVMGATVEEAIGKRMQMDEHLAPQRVPVLGLMLGLSLDASQADEPLSAAQLERARANPNDPRSARALEIARQGWTPREILAHGVIDYAPSPVGPPEAIADYLQEAFEAGIADGFWLQQATYAVADEFVDEVVPILQRRGLYHRDYRGATLREHLGVPRQYGQDPRLN; encoded by the coding sequence ATGAGTCAGAAGACCATGCTGCTCAGCGCCACCTTGAGCAACGGCTACGGAGTCCAGGGGCAGGCGTGGCGCGCCCCGGAAAACCACAGGAGTAACTTCACCGACATCGACGCCCAGGTGAAGCTGGCGCAGGCCGCCGAACGCGGCAAGTTCGCGTTCTTATTCGCCCCGGACTTCCCGGGCGCGGGCGAGGAGCTGGCGTCCCAGGCCCCGGTGTCCACGCTCGATCCGATCGTCACGCTCTCGGTGCTGGCGCACCAGACCACGCGCGTCGGTTTCATCGCCACCGGGTCGACGACCTTCAACGAGGCCTACAACCTGGCACGTCAGTTCAAGGCGCTCGATGTGCTCAGTCGCGGACGAGTGGGGTGGAACGCGGTGACCACGAGTGCGCCGAACGCCGTGGCCAACTACGGCGAGCGGGTCCGCCCGCGTGAGCAGCGCTACGAACGCGCCCACGAAATGATCCAGATCGTGCAAGCGCTGTGGGGCAGCTGGGGCGAGGACGCCTGGGTCCACGACGTCGAGACCGGCCAGTTCCTGGACATGGACCAGATTCAGCCGATCAACCTGGGCGGTAAGCACGTCGCCTCTCGCGGGCCGCTGGCCATCCCGCCCTCGGAGCAGGGGCAGCCGGTCATCGCCTCCGCCGGCGGCGGCGAATACGGGCTGGGCCTGGCCGGGCGTTACGCCAGCGTCGCGGTGGGCTCGTCCACGTACGACTTCGACGTCACCCGCCGGGAACGGGAGATGTACCGCTCCGCCGTCCGTCAGGCCGGGCGTGAGGCGGATGAGCTGAAGTACTTCACGGGATTCATGCCCGTCATGGGCGCCACCGTGGAGGAAGCGATCGGCAAACGCATGCAGATGGACGAGCACCTCGCGCCGCAGCGGGTGCCGGTGCTCGGGTTGATGCTCGGTCTGAGCCTGGATGCGTCGCAGGCCGACGAGCCGCTGAGCGCGGCCCAGCTCGAACGCGCGCGGGCGAACCCGAACGACCCTCGTTCGGCCCGGGCACTGGAGATCGCACGTCAAGGCTGGACCCCGCGCGAGATCCTGGCCCACGGCGTCATCGACTACGCCCCCAGCCCGGTCGGGCCGCCCGAGGCCATCGCCGACTACTTGCAGGAGGCGTTCGAGGCCGGGATCGCCGACGGCTTCTGGCTCCAGCAGGCCACCTACGCGGTCGCGGACGAGTTTGTCGACGAGGTGGTCCCGATCCTGCAGCGGCGCGGCCTGTACCACCGGGATTACCGGGGCGCCACGCTGCGTGAGCACCTGGGCGTGCCCCGGCAGTACGGCCAAGATCCCCGCCTCAACTGA
- a CDS encoding ROK family protein, whose product MTTRSELVEVTGLSQPTVTRAVTALINAGLVVERNDLTQSQGRGRPTIPLELADSPGVYAGIAVGTSVTYIGLFDAHGRTVRDVEVATPMARLRAEDFIEHVMAGLNRLSAGLERPLASVGVTFPGAVSADGMVNAPSLGWDDVDIAGRLRFQFSVPVTVSAAVPAIIGSELQNAEVDFTQDPPVIMSLFADDSVGAAITAGEHITAINGMPHDVSSLPTAALLAAAGKQGVHAQSLQELVASSAPAVRQLLNERAQLLGHVTATLVSEYRPATVVVAGSAFVDDPQAPRLFAQTVRGALPAGVDVELRLIPSHHEIVRAIARAIALDHLLREPLG is encoded by the coding sequence TTGACCACGCGTAGCGAACTCGTCGAGGTGACCGGTCTTTCGCAGCCGACTGTGACCCGCGCGGTCACGGCCCTGATCAACGCCGGCCTGGTCGTCGAGCGCAACGACCTCACGCAGTCGCAGGGCCGCGGGCGGCCGACGATCCCGTTGGAGTTGGCGGACAGCCCGGGCGTGTACGCGGGCATCGCGGTGGGCACGTCGGTGACCTACATCGGGCTTTTCGACGCCCACGGGCGCACCGTCCGCGACGTCGAGGTGGCCACGCCCATGGCGCGGCTGCGCGCCGAGGACTTCATCGAACACGTCATGGCCGGCCTGAATCGCCTGAGCGCTGGCCTGGAGCGGCCGTTGGCGTCGGTGGGCGTGACGTTCCCGGGCGCGGTGAGCGCCGACGGGATGGTCAACGCCCCGTCGCTGGGGTGGGACGACGTGGACATCGCCGGTCGGCTGCGGTTCCAGTTCTCGGTGCCGGTGACGGTGTCGGCGGCGGTGCCGGCGATCATCGGCAGCGAGCTGCAGAACGCGGAGGTGGACTTCACCCAGGATCCACCGGTGATCATGTCGCTGTTCGCCGACGACTCCGTCGGCGCCGCCATCACGGCGGGCGAGCACATCACCGCGATCAACGGCATGCCGCACGACGTGAGTTCGCTGCCCACCGCCGCGTTGCTGGCGGCCGCCGGCAAGCAGGGCGTGCACGCGCAGTCGCTGCAGGAATTGGTCGCCTCCTCCGCGCCCGCTGTGCGGCAGCTGCTCAACGAGCGCGCCCAGCTGCTCGGGCACGTCACCGCCACGCTGGTCAGCGAGTACCGGCCCGCCACCGTGGTGGTCGCCGGTTCCGCGTTCGTCGACGACCCCCAGGCGCCGCGGCTGTTCGCCCAAACGGTGCGCGGCGCCCTGCCGGCCGGGGTGGACGTGGAGCTGCGGCTGATCCCCAGCCACCACGAGATCGTGCGCGCCATCGCGCGTGCCATCGCGCTGGATCATCTGCTGCGCGAGCCGCTGGGCTAG
- a CDS encoding MFS transporter — protein sequence MGIRDVFADTRPLRNPAYRRLWTANIFTQLGAQLTVVAVPTHIYSLTGSSAYVGLTGLFGLVPLIVFGLYGGSIADAFDKRTVLIVTTLGMTLSAAGMWAMTLTGAVNVWWLLTLFALQQAFFAVNQPTRTAVIRRLLPLDQLAAGSSLNMMLMQAGAIVGPLIAGALIPLTGYAWLYFIDLVCLVPTLGAVLALTAMAPTGTTVERAGLRSVISGLRYLGGHPVLLVAMLLDLLAMGFGMPRALYPEMAEVDFGGSPLMLSALYSSLAVGAVLGGLFSGWITREVRQGKAVTICIVVWGLAVTVAGVAVMASPGAVTAWAVLVIVMLVVGGAADMFSASLRNAITQQSTTDEMQGRVQGAYFVIVAGGPRIADVLHGWAAGWWGAGLTTAVGGILAVVSTVVCVALVPKFWRYRRPAPDVGAGLVS from the coding sequence ATGGGTATCCGTGACGTCTTCGCCGACACCCGCCCCCTGCGCAACCCCGCCTACCGACGGCTGTGGACGGCGAACATCTTCACCCAACTCGGCGCCCAGCTGACGGTCGTGGCGGTGCCCACCCACATCTACTCCCTGACCGGCTCCTCCGCCTACGTCGGGCTCACCGGGCTGTTCGGCCTCGTGCCGCTGATCGTCTTCGGCCTCTACGGCGGATCCATCGCCGACGCCTTCGACAAACGCACAGTACTCATCGTCACCACCCTCGGCATGACACTCAGTGCGGCGGGCATGTGGGCGATGACGCTGACCGGCGCCGTCAACGTATGGTGGCTGCTCACCCTCTTCGCCCTGCAACAGGCCTTCTTCGCCGTCAACCAGCCCACCCGCACCGCGGTGATCCGCCGGCTGCTGCCGCTAGACCAACTCGCCGCCGGCTCCAGCCTGAACATGATGCTCATGCAGGCCGGGGCCATCGTCGGACCGCTGATCGCCGGGGCGCTCATCCCGCTGACCGGTTACGCCTGGCTGTATTTCATCGACCTGGTCTGCCTGGTGCCCACCTTAGGTGCGGTGCTGGCGCTGACCGCGATGGCGCCCACAGGCACGACCGTGGAGCGCGCCGGGCTGCGCAGCGTGATTTCCGGGTTGCGGTATTTGGGCGGACACCCGGTGTTGCTGGTGGCGATGCTGCTGGACCTGCTGGCGATGGGCTTCGGCATGCCGCGCGCCCTGTACCCGGAGATGGCGGAGGTCGATTTCGGCGGCTCCCCGCTGATGCTGTCCGCGCTGTATTCCTCCCTGGCCGTCGGAGCGGTGCTCGGCGGGTTGTTCTCCGGGTGGATCACTCGCGAGGTGCGCCAGGGCAAGGCGGTGACGATCTGCATCGTCGTGTGGGGGCTGGCCGTCACAGTCGCCGGCGTGGCCGTGATGGCCAGCCCCGGTGCGGTGACCGCGTGGGCGGTGCTGGTGATCGTGATGTTGGTCGTGGGCGGGGCGGCGGACATGTTTTCGGCGTCGTTGCGCAACGCGATCACGCAGCAGTCGACCACCGATGAGATGCAGGGCCGGGTGCAGGGCGCCTACTTCGTGATCGTGGCGGGCGGGCCGCGGATCGCGGACGTGCTGCACGGCTGGGCGGCGGGCTGGTGGGGCGCGGGCCTGACCACCGCCGTCGGCGGGATCTTGGCGGTGGTGAGCACGGTGGTGTGCGTGGCGTTGGTGCCGAAGTTCTGGCGGTATCGCCGGCCGGCCCCGGACGTCGGCGCCGGTTTGGTGAGCTGA
- a CDS encoding MinD/ParA family ATP-binding protein: protein MLTRGHDFATDAGAEETSPPRRYDLTPPPALDQSNLVNPVKAAPKSGWRKAVHTVTGGRINPGGSSAQERHDQLLARIRQPLRGDYRIAVMSLKGGVGKTTTTVSLGSAFASVRGDRVIAVDANPDLGTLAQRVADPGPATVRDLLAAEDTSRYPQVRAYTAQSTARLEVLGSERDPAVSVAFSDEDYRQTIDILQHHYNIILTDCGTGLMHSAMSGVLELANSLVLVTSPALDGAQSASATLDWLNLHGYEQLAANSVVVVSSAHPGKPTIDMEQLTGHFRSRARAVHVVPFDKHLSEGATVDLDRMSKPTYQSYLELAGIVADDFGSWHRHAAV from the coding sequence ATGCTGACACGGGGACATGATTTTGCGACGGATGCGGGGGCGGAGGAGACGTCCCCGCCGCGCCGCTACGACCTGACGCCGCCGCCGGCGCTGGATCAGTCGAACCTGGTCAACCCGGTGAAAGCGGCGCCCAAGAGCGGGTGGCGCAAGGCGGTGCACACCGTCACCGGCGGGCGCATCAACCCGGGCGGTTCGTCGGCGCAGGAGCGCCACGACCAGCTGCTGGCACGTATCCGCCAGCCGCTGCGCGGGGATTACCGCATCGCGGTGATGAGCCTCAAGGGCGGGGTGGGCAAGACGACCACCACGGTGTCGCTGGGCAGCGCTTTCGCCAGCGTGCGCGGCGACCGGGTCATCGCGGTGGACGCGAACCCGGATCTGGGCACTCTGGCCCAGCGCGTCGCGGATCCGGGGCCGGCCACCGTGCGGGATCTGCTCGCCGCCGAAGACACCTCCCGCTATCCGCAGGTGCGCGCTTACACCGCGCAGTCGACGGCCCGGTTGGAGGTGCTCGGCTCGGAGCGGGATCCGGCGGTGTCCGTGGCGTTCAGCGACGAGGATTACCGCCAGACCATCGACATTTTGCAGCACCACTACAACATCATCCTCACCGATTGCGGGACGGGGTTGATGCATTCGGCGATGAGCGGGGTGCTCGAGCTGGCCAATTCTTTGGTGCTGGTGACCTCCCCGGCGTTGGACGGGGCGCAGTCCGCGTCCGCGACGCTGGACTGGTTGAACCTGCACGGCTACGAGCAGCTGGCGGCCAATTCCGTGGTCGTGGTCTCTTCCGCGCACCCCGGTAAGCCGACGATCGACATGGAGCAGCTGACCGGGCACTTCCGCTCGCGCGCCCGCGCGGTGCACGTCGTCCCCTTCGACAAGCACCTGTCGGAGGGGGCGACGGTGGACCTGGACCGCATGTCCAAGCCGACGTATCAGTCCTACCTGGAGCTGGCCGGGATCGTCGCCGACGACTTCGGTTCCTGGCACCGGCACGCCGCGGTGTAG
- a CDS encoding NAD(P)H-binding protein has protein sequence MADNKRVVIIGGHGKVALLAAPKFRDAGYSVDSIIRNPDQKSDIEERGANPVLLDIEKATVDELREAFQGAAAVVFAAGAGGGDPERTHAVDYEAAVRSIDAAEQAGVQRYVMVSYVTADIDVDRLDQDESMYPYAKAKHDADAHLRASGLEHTILGPGVLTLEPASGRIQLVDREGKIDGNEPGEGESDTSRENVAEVMVHAVAHDAGVGEKINFYDGETPITEAVK, from the coding sequence ATGGCAGACAATAAACGTGTGGTCATCATCGGCGGGCACGGCAAGGTCGCCCTGCTCGCGGCCCCGAAGTTCCGGGACGCCGGGTACAGCGTCGACTCGATCATCCGCAACCCCGACCAGAAGTCCGACATTGAGGAACGTGGCGCCAACCCGGTGTTGCTCGACATTGAAAAAGCCACGGTGGACGAGCTGCGCGAGGCGTTCCAGGGCGCGGCCGCGGTGGTGTTCGCCGCCGGCGCCGGCGGCGGTGACCCGGAGCGCACCCACGCGGTGGATTACGAGGCCGCGGTGCGTTCCATCGACGCCGCAGAGCAGGCGGGCGTCCAGCGTTACGTGATGGTTTCTTACGTCACCGCCGACATCGACGTCGATCGCCTGGATCAGGACGAGTCGATGTATCCCTACGCCAAGGCCAAGCACGACGCCGACGCGCATCTGCGCGCCTCTGGTCTCGAGCACACGATCCTCGGCCCCGGGGTGCTCACCCTGGAGCCCGCGAGCGGGCGCATCCAGCTGGTGGACCGCGAAGGCAAGATCGACGGCAACGAGCCGGGCGAAGGCGAGTCGGACACCTCCCGTGAAAACGTCGCCGAGGTGATGGTCCACGCGGTGGCCCACGACGCCGGGGTCGGCGAGAAGATCAACTTCTACGACGGCGAGACCCCGATCACCGAGGCGGTCAAGTAG
- a CDS encoding cold-shock protein, producing the protein MAQGTVKWFNGEKGFGFIEPSDGSADVFVHYSEIQGSGFRNLDEGQQVEFETGMGAKGPQAQQVRPL; encoded by the coding sequence ATGGCACAGGGAACTGTGAAGTGGTTCAACGGCGAAAAGGGCTTCGGCTTCATCGAGCCTTCCGACGGATCCGCTGACGTTTTCGTCCACTACTCCGAGATCCAGGGCAGCGGCTTCCGCAACCTGGACGAGGGCCAGCAGGTCGAATTCGAGACCGGCATGGGCGCCAAGGGCCCCCAGGCTCAGCAGGTTCGCCCGCTCTAA
- a CDS encoding DUF6985 domain-containing protein: MAEHIPGVGALTLDDYGEQITPKLSVPLLGKDVSFIVFDYDERHNDKIATCINNFRALPTDALNAATDAAFAYYRDFYAAVEDDEYTMEWMPKIAEPAQVWSHIQLGDDPMVEPGYDEDSPWHLILECECDWEEEHGLSIVFRNGAEITKVGPSDGLLEWGEGDRDASGDGLFRVPDYS, from the coding sequence ATGGCAGAGCACATCCCCGGCGTCGGCGCATTGACCCTCGACGACTACGGCGAGCAGATCACCCCGAAGCTGTCCGTTCCCCTATTGGGCAAGGACGTCTCTTTCATCGTCTTCGACTACGACGAGCGGCACAACGACAAGATCGCGACTTGCATCAATAACTTCCGGGCCCTGCCGACAGACGCCTTGAATGCCGCCACTGACGCGGCTTTCGCCTACTACCGGGACTTCTACGCAGCGGTAGAGGACGACGAATACACCATGGAGTGGATGCCCAAGATCGCCGAACCCGCCCAGGTGTGGAGCCACATCCAGCTCGGTGATGACCCCATGGTCGAGCCTGGTTACGACGAGGACTCTCCCTGGCACCTCATCCTGGAGTGCGAATGCGACTGGGAGGAGGAACACGGGCTGAGCATCGTGTTCCGCAACGGCGCCGAGATCACCAAGGTCGGTCCGTCCGACGGGCTTCTGGAGTGGGGCGAGGGCGATCGGGACGCCTCGGGTGATGGACTGTTCCGCGTCCCCGACTACAGCTGA
- a CDS encoding YdcF family protein, translated as MRTFMPRVVLAAVAATVLLPSVVTPVQAAPWASSSSSSLGGSSLSSVFEELTDEEIVVDLPGYGEYRFPADLTLASLDPDGASAADLLSAAVFAADYGDDAAARQAALAVLDEPRRAQVTAALAALHGDVAPPETVSAQAPIVVLGNGLNPDGSVHPNLKNRLAAAAQLAKQRPDAPIVVSGGPLVGGYVEAHAMRDWLVEEVVAEERILVEDRSFSTVSNARFTRELLPEATEVIVVTSRDHVHRAVVDFTLAFGPDARVAGVGAPNDPPTTLPGLRGTYLDVLTWYLG; from the coding sequence GTGCGTACCTTCATGCCCCGTGTTGTGCTCGCCGCCGTGGCGGCGACCGTTCTTCTTCCCTCCGTAGTCACCCCGGTCCAGGCGGCGCCCTGGGCTTCGTCGTCCTCTTCGAGCCTCGGCGGTTCCTCGCTGTCTTCTGTCTTCGAGGAGCTCACGGACGAGGAGATCGTGGTCGACCTCCCGGGCTACGGGGAGTACCGCTTTCCGGCTGATCTGACGCTGGCGTCGCTCGACCCGGACGGCGCGAGCGCAGCGGACCTGTTGAGCGCCGCGGTCTTTGCCGCAGACTACGGGGATGACGCCGCCGCCCGGCAGGCAGCGTTGGCCGTGTTGGATGAACCACGGCGCGCGCAGGTCACCGCGGCGTTGGCGGCCCTGCACGGGGACGTCGCGCCGCCGGAGACGGTGTCTGCGCAGGCGCCGATCGTGGTGTTGGGCAACGGATTGAATCCGGACGGGTCCGTGCATCCGAATCTTAAAAATCGCCTCGCTGCGGCCGCGCAGTTGGCGAAGCAGCGCCCCGACGCCCCGATCGTGGTCTCCGGCGGACCGCTTGTGGGCGGGTACGTCGAGGCCCATGCCATGCGGGACTGGCTGGTGGAAGAGGTGGTGGCGGAAGAACGCATCCTGGTGGAGGATCGGTCTTTCTCCACGGTGAGCAACGCGCGGTTCACCCGGGAGCTGTTGCCTGAGGCCACGGAAGTGATCGTGGTGACGTCGCGAGATCACGTCCACCGCGCCGTCGTGGATTTCACCCTCGCCTTCGGGCCGGACGCCCGGGTGGCCGGCGTCGGCGCGCCCAACGATCCGCCGACCACCCTTCCGGGGCTGCGCGGGACCTACCTCGACGTGCTGACGTGGTACCTCGGCTGA
- a CDS encoding TetR/AcrR family transcriptional regulator: MSEPVRRFNPHEEPDQVPAGPGRPREREYRQKVIDAALRLIDAEKPVTINALVKESGVSRAAIYRRWSSVTLLIAEALDIGRPAYEVDVSGDPKEVMKNILFDRSDQAREAYTQRRFRKRVEIVMIDRDVQMAYWHKHVSKRRQAEAKALQSGIDRGLLRADLNIEAALDALNGIFYYQVITRGVSNYEPDVIARCEDAFDLVWRGMEA; the protein is encoded by the coding sequence ATGAGTGAGCCGGTACGCCGGTTTAACCCGCACGAGGAACCCGATCAGGTGCCGGCCGGGCCTGGGCGGCCGCGGGAGCGGGAGTACAGGCAGAAAGTCATCGACGCCGCGCTGCGGCTGATTGACGCAGAAAAGCCCGTCACCATCAACGCGCTGGTCAAGGAGAGTGGCGTGTCGCGGGCGGCGATCTACCGTCGCTGGTCGTCGGTCACCCTGTTGATCGCGGAGGCGCTCGACATTGGCCGCCCCGCCTATGAGGTGGACGTCTCCGGCGACCCCAAAGAAGTGATGAAAAACATCCTCTTCGACCGCTCGGATCAGGCGCGGGAGGCGTACACCCAGCGTCGGTTCCGCAAGCGCGTGGAGATCGTGATGATCGACCGGGACGTGCAGATGGCCTACTGGCACAAGCACGTCAGCAAGCGTCGGCAAGCGGAGGCGAAGGCCCTGCAGTCCGGCATTGACCGCGGTCTGCTGCGGGCCGACCTGAACATCGAAGCCGCCCTGGACGCCCTCAACGGCATCTTCTACTACCAGGTGATCACGCGCGGGGTCAGCAACTACGAGCCCGACGTGATCGCCCGCTGCGAGGACGCCTTCGACCTGGTGTGGCGCGGGATGGAGGCCTAA
- a CDS encoding NAD-dependent deacylase, which produces MVNVPEQALRLVRDAARVEVFTGAGMSADSGIATYRDAQTGLWENVDPQAMASIDAWARDPEPMYAWYLWRRSLVAQAHPNAGHAALADWAAVDGVDVTVTTQNIDDLHERAGSPDVAHLHGSLFDFRCSICSRPWRGQVPQLDEPVASLTPPTCPVCGNLVRPGVVWFGEPLPGKEWDLAEQRMQEADLVVIVGTSGVVQPAASLPLLAREAGTPIIEVSPQRSDLTPVATVFVEGTAAQALPQLVDAAG; this is translated from the coding sequence ATGGTCAATGTTCCAGAGCAAGCCCTGCGCTTGGTGCGTGACGCGGCCCGCGTCGAAGTGTTCACCGGCGCGGGAATGTCGGCAGACTCCGGGATCGCGACGTATCGGGACGCCCAGACCGGCCTGTGGGAAAACGTGGATCCGCAGGCGATGGCGTCGATCGACGCGTGGGCGCGGGATCCGGAGCCTATGTATGCATGGTACCTGTGGCGACGCTCCCTGGTGGCCCAGGCGCACCCCAACGCCGGCCATGCGGCGCTGGCGGACTGGGCCGCAGTCGACGGCGTGGACGTCACGGTGACCACCCAAAACATTGATGACCTGCACGAACGGGCCGGTTCCCCGGACGTGGCCCACCTGCACGGATCGCTCTTCGATTTCCGCTGCTCCATCTGTTCCCGCCCCTGGCGCGGGCAGGTGCCGCAGCTGGACGAGCCCGTCGCGAGCCTGACGCCGCCGACGTGCCCGGTGTGCGGCAACCTCGTGCGCCCCGGCGTGGTGTGGTTCGGGGAGCCGCTGCCCGGCAAAGAATGGGACCTCGCCGAACAGCGCATGCAGGAGGCCGATCTGGTGGTGATCGTGGGTACCTCGGGCGTGGTGCAACCGGCCGCCTCGCTGCCGCTGCTCGCCCGCGAGGCGGGCACCCCCATCATCGAGGTGTCCCCGCAGCGCAGCGACCTGACCCCCGTGGCCACCGTCTTCGTCGAAGGCACCGCCGCGCAGGCGCTTCCGCAGCTTGTCGACGCGGCCGGTTAG